A region from the Cryptosporangium arvum DSM 44712 genome encodes:
- the macS gene encoding MacS family sensor histidine kinase: MPPSPTTGDRRPAGFTVEVTGWRALAAFRFLTLVYAVALNLDDLGRVDSPAWCVATLAVMGAWSVASSYCYARPRLRTPVLFVVDLAVTLATVLATRLVETPERIAGGEFTVPTVWASTAVMAWALRWEIVGGLLATLGLGAANVVVVSGQPTRGTVHNMILVLLAAIVIGYVAEVLRQVDRLMVDAWQEQGAVAERDRLARQIHDGVLQVLALVKRRGSTLDGEGRELAELAGEQESALRALMTSGSAAPSDGVVDLSALLAPLAASPGIELVAPAEPVLLPAGAGAEVAAAVAAALHNVSEHAPGAHAWVVVEEERDAVLVTVRDDGPGIPPERLAEAAAEGRLGVVQSIRGRIRELGGTVVITSAPDEGTEVELNVPR, translated from the coding sequence TTGCCGCCTAGTCCGACCACGGGTGACCGGCGGCCGGCCGGGTTCACCGTCGAGGTCACCGGCTGGCGGGCGCTGGCCGCGTTCCGATTCCTGACGCTCGTCTACGCAGTCGCGTTGAACCTGGACGACCTGGGCCGGGTCGACAGCCCCGCCTGGTGCGTGGCCACGCTCGCGGTGATGGGGGCGTGGAGCGTCGCCTCCTCGTACTGCTACGCCCGTCCGCGCCTGCGTACACCGGTGCTGTTCGTCGTCGACCTGGCCGTCACGCTCGCCACCGTGCTGGCGACCCGGCTGGTCGAGACGCCGGAGCGGATCGCCGGCGGCGAGTTCACCGTGCCGACGGTGTGGGCCTCGACCGCGGTGATGGCCTGGGCGCTGCGCTGGGAGATCGTCGGGGGCCTGCTGGCGACGCTGGGTCTGGGGGCCGCGAACGTCGTGGTGGTCAGCGGCCAGCCCACCCGCGGGACCGTGCACAACATGATCCTGGTGCTGCTGGCCGCGATCGTCATCGGCTACGTCGCCGAGGTGCTCCGCCAGGTCGACCGGCTCATGGTCGACGCCTGGCAGGAGCAGGGCGCGGTCGCCGAGCGGGATCGGCTGGCCCGGCAGATCCACGACGGTGTGCTGCAGGTGCTGGCGCTGGTGAAGCGGCGCGGATCCACGCTCGACGGCGAGGGCCGGGAGCTGGCCGAACTCGCCGGGGAGCAGGAGTCCGCCCTCCGCGCGTTGATGACGAGCGGCTCGGCCGCCCCGTCCGACGGGGTGGTGGACCTGTCCGCGCTGCTGGCGCCACTCGCGGCGTCGCCGGGAATCGAACTGGTGGCGCCGGCCGAGCCGGTGCTGCTCCCGGCGGGCGCGGGCGCGGAGGTCGCGGCCGCGGTCGCCGCGGCCCTGCACAACGTGTCCGAACACGCGCCCGGCGCGCACGCCTGGGTCGTGGTCGAGGAGGAGCGGGACGCGGTGCTGGTCACGGTCCGGGACGACGGTCCGGGCATCCCGCCGGAGCGGCTGGCCGAGGCGGCGGCCGAGGGCCGGCTCGGTGTGGTTCAGTCGATCCGCGGCCGGATCCGGGAGCTCGGCGGCACGGTCGTGATCACCAGCGCGCCCGACGAGGGAACCGAGGTGGAGCTGAATGTCCCCCGTTAG
- a CDS encoding response regulator transcription factor: protein MSPVRVMVVDDHPMWRDAVARDLGDAGFDVVATAGDGAAAVRIAAASRPQVVVMDLQLPELSGVEATARILAADPSCRVLVLSASAERPDVLDAIRAGATGYLVKSAGATELIEAVTRTSRGEAAFTAGLAGLVLGEYRRLAAGPEPADGPALTTRETEVLRLVARGLTAKQVATRLSLSIRTVQNHLQNVMDKLQVHNRAGLVRYAIEAGLDEES, encoded by the coding sequence ATGTCCCCCGTTAGGGTCATGGTCGTCGACGACCACCCGATGTGGCGCGACGCGGTGGCGCGCGACCTCGGCGACGCCGGGTTCGACGTGGTCGCGACCGCGGGGGACGGCGCGGCGGCGGTGCGGATCGCGGCGGCGAGCCGGCCCCAGGTCGTCGTCATGGATCTGCAGTTGCCCGAGCTCTCCGGGGTCGAGGCCACCGCGCGCATCCTGGCCGCCGACCCGTCCTGCCGGGTGCTCGTCCTCTCGGCCAGCGCGGAGCGGCCGGACGTGCTGGACGCGATCCGGGCCGGCGCCACCGGCTACCTGGTGAAGTCGGCCGGGGCCACCGAGCTGATCGAGGCCGTCACCCGCACCTCACGGGGCGAGGCGGCGTTCACCGCCGGGCTGGCCGGGCTGGTGCTCGGGGAGTACCGGCGGCTCGCCGCGGGGCCCGAGCCCGCCGACGGGCCGGCGCTGACGACCCGGGAGACCGAGGTGTTGCGGCTGGTGGCCCGGGGGCTCACCGCCAAGCAGGTCGCGACAAGGCTGAGCCTGTCGATCCGGACGGTGCAGAACCACCTGCAGAACGTCATGGACAAACTGCAGGTGCACAACCGGGCCGGGCTGGTGCGCTACGCGATCGAGGCCGGGCTGGACGAGGAATCCTGA
- a CDS encoding adenylate/guanylate cyclase domain-containing protein, with product MHSKYTTADRFGVLEDLARGGEGPIDTHCARCAAVGRPGDRFCGRCGSALLRKCPSCTAGVELTAETCPHCAADLDPAARGLPVPGVASREERRVVTILFVDLTGFTNLGERLDPEDLRALQQRYFDTVARAIRRRAGVVEKYIGDAVMAVFGAPVTQEDDAVRAVRVGLELQADLDGRIIGPSGPLRARVGIATGEVVVDLDAIRDGGQALVAGDVVNLASRLQSHAPVGGIVVSSATWRASREYVEYTEMPPVMVKGKAGPVPVWRPLRLVQRRWDRHRDHGPFVGRGPYLDHLAGLLRATVDDRAPRLVTVVGPAGVGKSRLVRELNRHAEQAMPVGVRWVGGRCLAGGEGGPFAAVAEVVTAYAGVLESDSADTARRKVVDSLHGLLTTAERSSVVDALAPLVGYAAPPVEADEAQAAWRMFFARLAARRPLVIVIEDLALAEPPLLDFLRQLVDTVDGPLLVLGTARPELLASRHVPWYDATHPRHALVELPPLDAHDTLTLFRALSVDSPIPEEALEHLTVLAAGTPLYAHEYVRMLADQQSDDAEGALPLPDSVLSVVASRVDLLGPRSQRALQAAAVIGEVFWPGAVATVAELARDEVEALLAELRAKAFIRPATGHVLAGEPALAFSHAVVRDMAYRRQPRALRVVRHQRAARWLQSHVTGRTTEAVDAVAHHRVAALELARTLHMDVRPFLPPARTALVAAAERAASLHAAPTAVDLLDKALALWDDQNTLTLEELAALEHPAARDDEVSRLSALVLRWRLRFTASPDEFHGAADVARCASQLEVLGARDAAASARTLLSQVAWARGDRTAALAHLDRALAPYGAGDESPVRAAAHAELARLRMMSYEVDEATTAAKTAGDLARRLGLPELEVNAQITEGAARYLAGDLSGLTLLERAVDRSRTDHLRSLRRASENLASALQEEGEIARSFALLDEAAATTLNFRGAPHPGHTPMRAYFDGDWDATLASADAAFTGDEALDAEWSHLRTLAAWLRALRGEDTGFNPEAIVVTAARHGSRLAMANALAHAALYRAVNGSAEQATVALRRLEAEHSAEALAPREWLAAAAHAAVLTGVRCGLQGEESAGWLKGVLDGAPRETLWVRAARSVVNGAQAARNGDHGTAALHHAVAASVYERMGDATDAALATAWSLRAARAGEVAPVPELTTRLTTFGLRNRARLLLRFATTDPLDTTDVPDDPGPLAGQDSSSSPASIA from the coding sequence ATTCACAGCAAATACACGACCGCTGACAGATTTGGTGTACTGGAAGACCTTGCACGCGGGGGTGAAGGACCCATCGACACGCACTGCGCACGCTGCGCCGCCGTGGGCCGGCCCGGCGACCGTTTCTGCGGCCGCTGCGGCTCCGCCCTGCTCCGCAAGTGCCCCAGTTGCACCGCCGGCGTCGAGCTGACCGCCGAGACCTGCCCGCACTGCGCCGCCGATCTCGACCCGGCCGCCCGCGGCCTGCCCGTGCCCGGCGTCGCGTCCCGGGAGGAGCGGCGGGTCGTCACGATCCTCTTCGTCGACCTCACCGGCTTCACCAACCTCGGCGAACGGCTCGACCCCGAGGACCTGCGCGCGCTCCAGCAACGCTACTTCGACACCGTCGCGCGCGCGATCCGCCGCCGCGCCGGCGTCGTGGAGAAGTACATCGGCGACGCGGTGATGGCCGTGTTCGGCGCACCGGTCACCCAGGAGGACGACGCCGTCCGCGCGGTCCGCGTCGGCCTGGAACTGCAGGCCGACCTGGACGGGCGGATCATCGGCCCGTCCGGCCCGCTGCGCGCCCGCGTCGGCATCGCCACCGGCGAGGTCGTCGTCGATCTGGACGCGATCCGGGACGGCGGTCAGGCCCTGGTCGCCGGCGACGTGGTCAACCTCGCCTCCCGGCTGCAGTCGCACGCCCCGGTCGGTGGCATCGTCGTCTCCTCGGCCACCTGGCGCGCCAGCCGCGAGTACGTCGAGTACACCGAGATGCCCCCGGTGATGGTCAAGGGCAAGGCCGGGCCGGTCCCGGTCTGGCGTCCGCTGCGCCTGGTCCAGCGCCGCTGGGACCGTCACCGCGACCACGGCCCGTTCGTCGGCCGCGGCCCCTACCTCGACCACCTCGCCGGGCTGCTGCGCGCCACCGTCGACGACCGGGCGCCTCGCCTGGTCACCGTCGTCGGGCCGGCCGGCGTCGGCAAGAGCCGCCTGGTGCGCGAACTCAACCGCCACGCCGAGCAGGCCATGCCCGTCGGGGTCCGCTGGGTCGGCGGGCGCTGCCTGGCCGGCGGCGAGGGCGGCCCGTTCGCGGCCGTCGCCGAGGTCGTCACCGCGTACGCGGGGGTACTCGAGTCCGACAGCGCCGACACCGCCCGCCGCAAGGTCGTCGACTCGCTGCACGGCCTGCTCACCACGGCCGAGCGCAGCAGCGTGGTCGACGCGCTCGCCCCGCTCGTCGGCTACGCCGCTCCCCCGGTCGAGGCCGACGAGGCCCAGGCCGCCTGGCGCATGTTCTTCGCCCGGCTCGCCGCGCGCCGCCCGCTGGTCATCGTCATCGAGGACCTCGCGCTCGCCGAACCACCCCTGCTCGACTTCCTCCGGCAGCTCGTCGACACCGTCGACGGGCCGCTGCTGGTGCTCGGCACGGCCCGGCCCGAGCTGCTCGCCTCCCGCCACGTGCCCTGGTACGACGCGACGCACCCCCGGCACGCGCTGGTGGAGCTCCCGCCGCTCGACGCGCACGACACGCTGACGCTCTTCCGCGCGCTGTCGGTCGACTCGCCGATCCCCGAGGAGGCTCTCGAGCACCTCACCGTGCTCGCCGCGGGCACCCCGCTCTACGCCCACGAGTACGTCCGGATGCTCGCCGACCAGCAGAGCGACGACGCCGAGGGGGCGCTCCCGCTGCCCGACTCCGTGCTGTCGGTGGTCGCCAGCCGCGTCGACCTGCTCGGGCCCCGCAGCCAGCGCGCGCTGCAGGCCGCGGCGGTCATCGGCGAGGTGTTCTGGCCCGGTGCGGTGGCCACGGTCGCCGAGCTGGCCCGCGACGAGGTCGAGGCGCTGCTGGCCGAGCTGCGCGCGAAGGCGTTCATCCGGCCGGCCACCGGGCACGTGCTGGCCGGCGAGCCCGCGCTGGCGTTCTCGCACGCGGTCGTGCGCGACATGGCCTACCGCCGTCAGCCCCGCGCGCTGCGCGTCGTGCGTCACCAGCGAGCCGCCCGCTGGCTGCAGTCGCACGTCACCGGCCGCACCACCGAGGCCGTCGACGCGGTCGCGCACCACCGGGTCGCCGCGCTGGAACTGGCCCGCACGCTGCACATGGACGTCCGTCCGTTCCTGCCGCCGGCCCGCACCGCGCTGGTGGCGGCGGCCGAACGCGCGGCCAGCCTGCACGCCGCGCCCACCGCCGTCGACCTGCTCGACAAGGCGCTCGCGCTCTGGGACGACCAGAACACGCTGACGCTCGAGGAGCTGGCGGCTTTGGAGCACCCGGCCGCCAGGGACGACGAGGTGTCCCGGCTGTCCGCGCTGGTACTGCGGTGGAGGCTGCGGTTCACCGCGTCCCCCGACGAATTCCACGGCGCCGCCGACGTCGCCCGGTGCGCCAGCCAGCTCGAGGTGCTCGGGGCCCGCGACGCCGCCGCGAGCGCGCGGACGCTGCTCAGCCAGGTCGCCTGGGCCCGCGGTGACCGCACCGCCGCGCTGGCCCACCTCGACCGGGCGCTGGCACCCTACGGCGCCGGCGACGAGAGCCCTGTGCGCGCGGCCGCCCACGCCGAACTGGCCCGGCTGCGGATGATGAGCTACGAGGTCGACGAGGCCACCACCGCGGCCAAGACCGCCGGTGACCTGGCCCGCCGTCTCGGCCTGCCCGAGCTCGAGGTCAACGCGCAGATCACCGAGGGCGCCGCCCGATACCTGGCCGGCGACCTGTCCGGTCTGACGCTGCTCGAGCGCGCGGTCGACCGCAGCCGCACCGACCACCTGCGCTCGCTGCGCCGGGCGTCGGAGAACCTGGCCAGCGCGCTGCAGGAGGAGGGCGAGATCGCCCGCAGCTTCGCGCTGCTGGACGAGGCCGCGGCCACGACGCTGAACTTCCGCGGCGCTCCGCACCCCGGCCACACGCCGATGCGTGCCTACTTCGACGGCGACTGGGACGCCACGCTGGCCTCGGCCGATGCCGCGTTCACCGGCGACGAGGCCCTCGACGCCGAATGGTCGCACCTGCGCACGCTCGCGGCCTGGCTGCGTGCGCTGCGCGGCGAGGACACCGGCTTCAACCCCGAGGCGATCGTCGTCACCGCCGCCCGGCACGGGAGCCGCCTGGCCATGGCCAACGCGCTCGCCCACGCCGCGCTCTACCGCGCGGTCAACGGCTCGGCCGAGCAGGCGACGGTCGCGCTGCGCCGGTTGGAGGCCGAGCACTCGGCCGAGGCGCTGGCGCCGCGCGAGTGGCTGGCCGCCGCCGCGCACGCCGCGGTGCTCACCGGCGTCAGGTGCGGTCTGCAGGGCGAGGAGTCCGCCGGATGGCTGAAGGGTGTGCTCGACGGCGCGCCGCGCGAGACGCTCTGGGTCCGGGCCGCCCGCTCGGTCGTCAACGGCGCCCAGGCGGCCCGCAACGGCGACCACGGCACTGCGGCCCTGCACCACGCGGTCGCGGCGTCGGTCTACGAACGGATGGGCGACGCCACCGACGCGGCGCTGGCCACGGCCTGGTCGCTGCGCGCGGCCCGGGCCGGCGAGGTCGCACCGGTACCGGAGCTCACCACCCGCCTGACCACGTTCGGGCTGCGTAACCGGGCCCGTCTGCTGCTGAGGTTCGCCACCACGGATCCGTTAGACACCACCGACGTGCCGGACGACCCCGGGCCGCTGGCCGGTCAGGATTCCTCGTCCAGCCCGGCCTCGATCGCGTAG
- a CDS encoding Crp/Fnr family transcriptional regulator — translation MTAPGTPQADDPLAGVDLFAGLAPAVRSRVAAAAVPRSYRRGQLLFLEKDPGDSLIMVRRGAVSVFRTAPTGDRALLYVVRPPGVLGELALLDGGSRSASAEALEETHVLALSRGAFLELVRTQPPILDGVMRSFGGLIRRLTDQTSDHIFLDLPGRVAKTLIRLVGDNRSPVVTIDLNQTQLAEMAGGSRQSVNQALGTFATRGWLHTEGRKIVVTDIPALRRRAGMT, via the coding sequence ATGACCGCGCCGGGCACTCCGCAGGCCGACGACCCGCTGGCCGGGGTCGATCTCTTCGCCGGCCTCGCGCCCGCCGTGCGCAGCCGGGTGGCCGCGGCCGCGGTGCCGCGCAGCTACCGGCGCGGACAACTCCTGTTCCTGGAGAAGGACCCCGGCGACTCGCTGATCATGGTCCGCCGTGGCGCCGTCTCGGTGTTCCGCACCGCTCCCACCGGTGACCGCGCGCTGCTCTACGTGGTGCGCCCGCCCGGCGTGCTGGGCGAGTTGGCGCTGCTCGACGGCGGCAGTCGCTCGGCGTCGGCGGAAGCGTTGGAGGAGACGCACGTCCTCGCGCTCTCCCGCGGTGCGTTCCTGGAGCTCGTGCGCACCCAGCCGCCGATCCTCGACGGGGTGATGCGCTCGTTCGGCGGGCTCATCCGGCGGCTGACCGATCAGACGTCCGACCACATCTTCCTGGACCTGCCGGGCCGGGTCGCGAAGACGCTGATCCGCCTGGTCGGCGACAACCGGTCACCGGTCGTGACGATCGACCTGAACCAGACCCAGCTGGCGGAGATGGCCGGCGGCTCCCGGCAGAGCGTCAACCAGGCCCTCGGTACGTTCGCGACGCGGGGTTGGCTGCACACCGAGGGTCGCAAGATCGTCGTCACCGACATCCCCGCACTGCGCCGCCGCGCCGGCATGACGTGA
- the uvrC gene encoding excinuclease ABC subunit UvrC, translated as MPDPSTYRPSPGSIPESPGVYRFRDSRGTVIYVGKAKNLRNRLNSYFADPAGLHPRTYQMVTSAANVDWVVVTTEVEALQLEYSWIKEYDPRFNVRYRDDKSYPSLAVTLYEEYPQLRVMRGPKKKGVRYFGPYAHAWAIRETLDLLLRVFPARTCSSGVFKRAGQIGRPCLLGYIDKCSAPCVDRVSAEEHRAIVEDFCDFMAGKTDQMLRRLEREMQRASDELEFERAARLRDDIGALRRAMEKQAVVFGDGTDADVIAFADDGLEAAVQVFHVRGGRVRGQRGWVVEKVEDLGVGDLVEQFCLQIYGSEDASEVVPREVLVPELPTDAAVLEELLSELRGSRVALRVPQRGDKKTLMETVKRNAEQAFNQHKLKRASDLTARSKALQEIQDALLLDEAPLRIECYDISHVSGTDIVGSMVVFEDGLARKSEYRRFAVRSGPDGPPDDTASLAQVLRRRFNRYLDAHVETGDLPEESDSGAEAPADRGVPVGIDPATGRPRKFAYPPNLVVVDGGAPQVAAAARVLAELGIEDVALCGLAKRLEEVWLPGDDFPLVLPRTSEGLYLLQRVRDEAHRFAITYHRQKRSKRMTESALDDVPGLGEARRKALLRQFGSLKRLRQASADELVSVPGIGRRTAEAIVAALAGDAAVPAARSAPEATKGTEKSGVRAAGTSVDAAESGVTPMRAGRHENR; from the coding sequence GTGCCCGACCCGTCCACGTACCGCCCATCTCCGGGATCGATCCCGGAGTCGCCTGGTGTCTACCGTTTCCGGGATTCTCGGGGCACGGTGATCTATGTCGGTAAAGCGAAGAACCTCCGCAACCGTCTGAACTCGTACTTCGCCGATCCGGCCGGCCTCCACCCGCGTACCTATCAGATGGTGACGTCCGCGGCCAACGTCGACTGGGTCGTCGTCACCACCGAGGTGGAGGCGTTGCAGCTGGAGTACTCCTGGATCAAGGAGTACGACCCGCGCTTCAACGTCCGCTACCGCGACGACAAGAGCTACCCGAGCCTCGCGGTGACGCTCTACGAGGAGTATCCCCAGCTCCGGGTGATGCGTGGCCCGAAGAAGAAGGGCGTGCGGTACTTCGGGCCGTACGCGCACGCGTGGGCGATCCGCGAAACCCTCGACCTGCTGCTCCGGGTGTTCCCGGCGCGCACCTGCTCCAGCGGCGTCTTCAAGCGCGCGGGGCAGATCGGGCGGCCCTGCCTGCTCGGCTACATCGACAAGTGCTCGGCGCCGTGCGTCGACCGGGTGTCGGCCGAGGAGCACCGGGCGATCGTCGAGGATTTCTGCGACTTCATGGCCGGCAAGACCGACCAGATGCTGCGCAGGCTCGAGCGGGAGATGCAGCGCGCCAGCGACGAGCTCGAGTTCGAGCGGGCGGCCCGGCTGCGCGACGACATCGGGGCGCTACGCCGGGCGATGGAGAAGCAGGCCGTCGTCTTCGGCGACGGCACCGACGCCGACGTGATCGCGTTCGCCGACGACGGCCTGGAAGCCGCCGTGCAGGTGTTCCACGTCCGGGGCGGGCGGGTCCGCGGCCAGCGCGGCTGGGTCGTCGAGAAGGTCGAGGACCTCGGCGTCGGCGACCTCGTCGAACAGTTCTGCCTGCAGATCTACGGCAGCGAGGACGCGAGCGAGGTGGTGCCGCGCGAGGTGCTGGTACCGGAGCTACCCACCGACGCGGCCGTGCTCGAGGAACTGCTCTCGGAGCTGCGGGGCAGCCGGGTCGCGCTCCGGGTTCCCCAGCGGGGCGACAAGAAGACGCTGATGGAGACGGTCAAGCGCAACGCCGAGCAGGCGTTCAACCAGCACAAGCTCAAGCGCGCGAGCGATCTCACCGCCCGGTCGAAGGCGCTGCAGGAGATCCAGGACGCGCTCCTGCTCGACGAGGCGCCGCTGCGCATCGAGTGTTACGACATCTCGCACGTGAGCGGCACCGACATCGTCGGCAGCATGGTCGTGTTCGAGGACGGCCTGGCCCGCAAGTCGGAGTACCGGCGGTTCGCGGTGCGCTCCGGGCCCGACGGGCCGCCGGACGACACGGCGTCGCTGGCCCAGGTGCTGCGCCGGCGCTTCAACCGCTACCTGGACGCCCACGTCGAGACCGGCGATCTGCCGGAGGAGTCCGACTCGGGGGCGGAGGCTCCGGCCGACCGGGGGGTGCCGGTGGGCATCGATCCGGCCACCGGGCGGCCGCGGAAGTTCGCCTACCCGCCGAACCTCGTCGTGGTCGACGGTGGTGCGCCCCAGGTGGCGGCGGCCGCGCGGGTGCTCGCCGAGCTCGGCATCGAGGACGTCGCGCTCTGCGGGCTCGCCAAGCGCCTGGAGGAGGTCTGGTTGCCCGGCGACGACTTCCCGCTCGTCCTTCCGCGCACCAGCGAGGGTCTCTACCTGCTCCAGCGCGTCCGGGACGAGGCGCACCGGTTCGCGATCACCTATCACCGGCAGAAGCGCTCGAAGCGGATGACCGAGTCGGCGCTCGACGACGTCCCCGGGCTGGGCGAAGCCCGGCGCAAGGCGTTGCTGCGCCAGTTCGGGTCCCTGAAGCGGCTGCGGCAGGCATCGGCCGACGAACTCGTGAGCGTGCCCGGCATCGGCCGCCGCACGGCCGAGGCGATCGTGGCCGCGCTGGCCGGTGACGCCGCGGTCCCGGCGGCCCGATCGG